One Equus asinus isolate D_3611 breed Donkey chromosome 26, EquAss-T2T_v2, whole genome shotgun sequence genomic window carries:
- the CLASRP gene encoding CLK4-associating serine/arginine rich protein has translation MWHEARKHERKLRGMMVDYKKRAERRREYYEKIKKDPAQFLQVHGRACKVHLDSAVALAAESPVNMMPWQGDTNNMIDRFDVRAHLDHIPDYTPPLLTTISPEQESDERKCNYERYRGLVQNDFAGISEEQCLYQIYIDELYGGLQRPSEDEKKKLAEKKASIGYTYEDSTVAEVEKAAEKPEEEESPAEEESNSDEDEVIPDIDVEVDVDELNQEQVADLNKQATTYGMADGDFVRMLRKDKEEAEAIKHAKALEEEKAMYSGRRSRRQRREFREKRLRGRKISPPSYARRDSPTYDPYKRSPSESSSESRSRSRSPTPGREEKITFITSFGGSDEEAAAAAAAAAASGAAPGKPPAPPQPGGPTPGRNAGARRRSSSSSSSSSASRTSSSRSSSRSSSRSRRGGGYYRSGRHARSRSRSWSRSRSRSRRYSRSRSRGRRHSAGGSRDGHRYSRSPTRRGGYGPRRRSRSRSRSGDRYRRGGRGPRHHSSSRSRSSWSLSPSRSRSLTRSRSPSQSRSRSQSRSRSRSQSHSPSPPREKPTRPAASPAVGEKLKKTEPAAGKETGAAKPKLTPQEKLKLRMQKALNRQFKADKKAAQEKMIQQEHERQEREDELRAMARKIRMKERERREKEREEWERQYSRQSRSPSPRYSREYSSSRRRSRSRSRSPHYRH, from the exons AAGAAGGACCCGGCCCAGTTCCTGCAGGTGCACGGCCGAGCTTGCAAGGTGCACCTGGACTCCGCAGTCGCCCTGGCCGCCGAGAGCCCTGTTAACAT GATGCCCTGGCAGGGGGACACCAACAACATGATCGACCGCTTCGACGTCCGCGCCCACCTGGACCACATCCCTGACTACACCCCGCCGCTGCTCACCACCAT CTCCCCGGAACAGGAGTCGGACGAACGGAAATGTAACTACGAGCGCTACCGCGGCCTGGTGCAGAACGACTTCGCTGGCA TCTCTGAGGAGCAGTGCCTGTACCAGATCTACATCGACGAGCTGTACGGAGGCCTCCAGAGACCCAGCGAGGACGAGAAGAAGAA GCTGGCGGAGAAGAAGGCATCCATTGGCTACACGTATGAGGACAGCACGGTGGCCGAGGTAGAGAAGGCAGCGGAgaagccagaggaggaggagtcACCGGCCGAGGAGGAGAGCAACTCGGACGAAGATGAGGTCATCCCCGACATCG ACGTGGAGGTGGACGTGGACGAACTGAACCAGGAGCAGGTGGCCGACCTCAACAAACAGGCCACGACCTATGGCATGGCCGACGGCGACTTCGTCAG GATGCTCCGGAAAGACAAGGAGGAGGCGGAGGCCATCAAACACGCCAAGgccctggaggaggagaaggccatgtaCTCG GGCCGACGCTCCCGGCGCCAGCGGAGGGAGTTCCGGGAGAAGCGGCTAAGGGGCCGCAAGATCAGCCCACCCAG CTACGCCCGCCGAGACAGCCCCACCTACGACCCCTATAAGCG GTCACCCTCGGAGTCCAGCTCTGAGTCCCGCTCCCGCTCCCGCTCCCCCACCCCGGGCCGCGAGGAGAAGATCACCTTCATCACCAGTTTTGGGGGCAGCGACGAGGAGGCCGCCGCAGCTGCGGCTGCAGCAGCCGCATCAGGGGCCGCCCCAGGGAAGCCCCCCGCACCCCCCCAGCCCGGCGGCCCCACACCGGGACGCAATGCCGGCGCCCG CCGccgctcctcctcttcctcctcctcctcctccgcctcgAGGACCTCCAGCTCGCGCTCCAGTTCCCGCTCCAGCTCCCGCTCGCGCCGTGGCGGGGGCTACTACCGCTCTGGCCGCCACGCCCGCTCCCGCTCACGCTCCTGGTCCCGCTCCCGCTCCCGCTCCCGGCGCTATTCCCGGTCCCGCAGCCGTGGCCGGCGGCACTCCGCTGGGGGCTCCCGGGATGGACACCGCTACTCCCGCTCGCCCACCCGGCGGGGGGGGTACGGGCCCCGGCGCAGAAGCAG GAGCCGCTCCCGCTCAGGGGACCGGTACCGGCGGGGCGGCCGTGGCCCCCGGCACCACAGCAGCAGCCGCAGCCGCAGCAGCTGGTCCCTCAGCCCGTCTCGTAGTCGCAGCCTGACTCGGAGCCGCAGCCCCAGCCAGAGCCGCAGCCGCAGCCAGAGCCGCAGCCGCAGCCGCAGCCAGAGTCACTCGCCATCACCCCCAAGGGAGAAGCCGACCAGGCCGGCGGCGTCCCCTGCTGTGGGCGAGAAGCTGAAAAA GACCGAACCTGCCGCTGGTAAAGAGACAGGAGCTGCCAAA cccaaGCTGACGCCGCAGGAGAAGCTGAAGCTGAGGATGCAGAAGGCGCTGAACAGGCAGT tcAAGGCGGATAAGAAGGCGGCGCAGGAGAAGATGATACAGCAAGAGCATGAGCGCCAG GAGCGGGAAGACGAGCTTCGCGCCATGGCCCGCAAGATCCGGATGAA ggAGCGGGAACGCcgagagaaggagagggaagaatggGAGCGCCAGTACAGCAGGCAGAGCCGCTCGCCGTCCCCCCGATACA GTCGCGAGTACAGCTCTTCCCGAAG gcGCTCAAGGTCCCGATCCCGGAGCCCCCATTACCGGCATTAG
- the ZNF296 gene encoding zinc finger protein 296: MSRRKAGCTPRRVDPAPAATPGDEMEMPDLVIEVKPEPDARPLQAPGLGPFSPKEVPVPGRFEGEPRHSLGPGPAGGPLHALGARNPWALWTPLMPNSPDRQPWTDKHPDLLTCGRCRQTFPLEAITAFMDHKKLGCQLLRDPSPCQGSDGKDLEALNCLRCGRQFTGAWKLLHHAQWDHGLSIYQTEPESPEAPLLGLAEVAAAVSAVAGPEAEAKGPRVSSLGRRSPTCPVCTKTLSSFSNLKVHMRSHTGERPYACDQCPYACAQSSKLNRHKKTHRQLQPQSPCTDEGSQEPAAPPEPAAHAAAPASTLPCSGGEGAGAAATAGVQEPGAPGGGAQAGPGGDGWGASTEERRTDPSKGQKASPKKAPKPVGKSRGPGGSCEFCGKHFTNSSNLTVHRRSHTGERPYACELCSYACAQSSKLNRHRRMHGLGPGGPRFECPHCCVPFGLRATLDKHLRQKHPEVAGEA, encoded by the exons ATGTCCCGCCGCAAGGCCGGCTGCACGCCCCGCCGAGTGGACCCCGCGCCCGCCGCCACCCCAGGCGACGAGATGGAGATGCCAGACCTCGTCATCGAAGTGAAGCCTGAGCCAGACGCGCGGCCCCTACAGGCCCCGGGGCTGGGGCCCTTCTCCCCGAAGGAAGTGCCCGTGCCTGGGCGGTTCGAGGGCGAGCCCCGCCACTCCCTCGGCCCCGGGCCCGCCGGGGGCCCCCTCCACGCCCTCGGCGCGCGGAACCCGTGGGCGCTGTGGACGCCGCTGATGCCGAACTCTCCCG ACCGCCAGCCCTGGACCGACAAACACCCAGATCTGTTGACCTGCGGCCGCTGCCGGCAGACCTTCCCGCTGGAGGCCATCACCGCTTTCATGGACCACAAGAAGCTGGGctgtcagctcctcagagaccCTAGCCCCTGCCAGGGCTCAG ACGGCAAGGACCTGGAGGCCCTGAACTGCCTCCGCTGCGGCAGACAGTTCACGGGCGCGTGGAAACTGCTGCACCACGCCCAGTGGGACCACGGCCTGTCCATCTACCAGACGGAACCCGAGTCCCCCGAGGCCCCGCTGCTGGGCCTGGCCGAGGTGGCCGCGGCCGTGTCGGCAGTGGCAGGGCCGGAAGCCGAGGCCAAGGGCCCACGGGTGAGCAGCCTCGGCCGGCGGAGCCCCACCTGCCCCGTGTGCACCAAGACCCTCAGCTCCTTCAGCAACCTCAAGGTGCACATGCGCTCTCACACGGGCGAGCGGCCCTATGCCTGCGACCAGTGTCCTTACGCCTGTGCCCAGAGCAGCAAGCTCAACCGCCACAAGAAGACCCACCggcagctgcagccccagagcccctgcACGGACGAGGGCAGCCAGGAGCCTGCCGCCCCTCCAGAGCCCGCTGCCCACGCCGCCGCCCCGGCCAGCACCCTCCCGTGCAGCGGCGGGGAGGGCGCTggggccgccgcgacggcggggGTCCAGGAGCCGGGGGCGCCTGGTGGCGGGGCTCAGGCAGGTCCTGGGGGCGACGGTTGGGGAGCCAGCACCGAGGAGCGGAGAACTGACCCCAGCAAGGGCCAGAAGGCGTCGCCCAAGAAGGCACCCAAGCCCGTGGGCaagagccgcgggccgggcggcAGCTGCGAGTTCTGCGGGAAGCACTTCACCAACAGCAGCAACCTGACGGTGCACCGGCGCTCACACACCGGCGAGCGGCCCTACGCCTGCGAGCTCTGCTCCTACGCCTGCGCGCAGAGCAGCAAGCTCAACCGCCACCGCCGCATGCACGGCCTGGGCCCCGGCGGGCCCCGCTTCGAGTGCCCCCACTGCTGCGTGCCCTTCGGCCTGCGCGCCACCCTGGACAAGCACCTGCGGCAGAAGCACCCCGAGGTGGCCGGGGAGGCCTGA
- the GEMIN7 gene encoding gem-associated protein 7 isoform X1: MGIPDAPHLAHCWIPSKRPAQPPAGWCPGPCRLPSLRARPRPRGAAAARAEPRLGGSRPGRPSAAVAPAEVGRQPPRSSVIQTRGMEFRRCRRRASQSLRPRALDGLSDLCVDSVLGCRQTALRGVGEVVTRTMQTPLTIPVPVLRLPRGPDGWSRGFAPDGRRALLKPEVPGIPESPGVPESQESQEQRARAALRERYLRSLLAMVGRQVSFTLHEGVHVTAHFGATDLDVANFYVSQLQTPIGVQAEALLRCSDIIAYTFKP; the protein is encoded by the exons ATGGGCATCCCGGATGCCCCCCACCTCGCACACTGCTGGATCCCATCAAAGCGCCCGGCCCAGCCACCGGCGGGGTGGTGCCCGGGCCCGTGCCGGCTTCCGAGCCTGCGAGCCCGCCCGCGACCACgtggggcggcggcggcgcgggcggaACCCAGGCTCGGCGGCTCGCGGCCCGGCCGGCCCTCTGCAGCGGTGGCACCGGCGGAAGTGGGGCGCCAGCCGCCGCGGAGCTCG GTTATACAAACACGTGGTATGGAATTCAGAAGGTGCAGAAGGCGGGCCTCCCAGAGTCTCCGGCCCCGGGCTCTCGATGGGCTGAGTGACCTGTGCGTTGACAGTGTTCTTGGATGTCGTCAAACTGCCCTTCGAGGGGTCGGTGAGGTTGTGA CCAGGACTATGCAGACTCCACTGACCATTCCTGTGCCTGTGCTCCGCCTCCCCCGGGGCCCTGATGGCTGGAGCCGAGGCTTTGCCCCTGATGGACGCAGGGCCCTCTTGAAGCCAGAGGTTCCTGGAATCCCAGAGTCTCCCGGAGTTCCAGAATCCCAGGAATCCCAGGAACAGCGGGCCCGAGCCGCCCTTCGGGAACGCTACCTCCGCAGCCTGCTGGCCATGGTGGGTCGCCAGGTGAGCTTCACATTGCATGAGGGCGTGCATGTGACTGCCCACTTCGGAGCCACTGACCTGGACGTGGCCAACTTCTACGTGTCGCAGCTGCAGACTCCGATAGGTGTGCAGGCTGAGGCGCTGCTCCGGTGTAGCGACATCATTGCATACACCTTCAAGCCCTAA
- the GEMIN7 gene encoding gem-associated protein 7 isoform X2 → MQTPLTIPVPVLRLPRGPDGWSRGFAPDGRRALLKPEVPGIPESPGVPESQESQEQRARAALRERYLRSLLAMVGRQVSFTLHEGVHVTAHFGATDLDVANFYVSQLQTPIGVQAEALLRCSDIIAYTFKP, encoded by the coding sequence ATGCAGACTCCACTGACCATTCCTGTGCCTGTGCTCCGCCTCCCCCGGGGCCCTGATGGCTGGAGCCGAGGCTTTGCCCCTGATGGACGCAGGGCCCTCTTGAAGCCAGAGGTTCCTGGAATCCCAGAGTCTCCCGGAGTTCCAGAATCCCAGGAATCCCAGGAACAGCGGGCCCGAGCCGCCCTTCGGGAACGCTACCTCCGCAGCCTGCTGGCCATGGTGGGTCGCCAGGTGAGCTTCACATTGCATGAGGGCGTGCATGTGACTGCCCACTTCGGAGCCACTGACCTGGACGTGGCCAACTTCTACGTGTCGCAGCTGCAGACTCCGATAGGTGTGCAGGCTGAGGCGCTGCTCCGGTGTAGCGACATCATTGCATACACCTTCAAGCCCTAA